A section of the Pseudanabaena mucicola str. Chao 1806 genome encodes:
- the trpD gene encoding anthranilate phosphoribosyltransferase yields the protein MEQNWSQLLKQLIDRQSLTSEQATSLMQGWLEGAIAPELSGAILIALQLKGVDASELAAMANVLQSQSEGQKSKDQFGHIVDRSKPLIDTCGTGGDGASTFNISTSVAFVVAAAGIPVAKHGNRAVSSRSGSADVLEAIGIHLASPIEKIYEALSVVGITFLFAPNWHPAMKSVGAIRKNLGVRTVFNLIGPLVNPLHPTAQVLGVYNKSLTHTVAEALRLLDRQQAVVLHSREGLDEAGLGDLTDISFLSNGQVTEEVINPQDLGLTPAPLASLKGGNVQENAEILKAVLQGKGDRAQADCVALNSGLALRIAGVANSWNEGVEIASQIIQSGAAWDKAEALVRFLK from the coding sequence ATGGAACAAAATTGGTCTCAATTGTTGAAACAACTTATTGATCGACAGTCCTTAACGAGTGAACAAGCAACATCTCTGATGCAGGGATGGCTAGAAGGTGCGATCGCTCCAGAGTTATCGGGTGCAATTTTGATTGCTTTGCAACTAAAAGGAGTTGACGCTTCGGAATTAGCGGCGATGGCAAACGTGCTGCAATCTCAAAGTGAAGGACAAAAATCGAAGGATCAGTTTGGTCATATTGTTGATCGTTCAAAACCTTTAATTGATACCTGTGGGACAGGGGGTGATGGGGCTTCTACTTTTAATATTTCCACTTCAGTTGCTTTTGTAGTAGCAGCCGCAGGGATACCTGTAGCCAAACATGGAAATCGTGCTGTTTCCAGTCGTTCAGGGTCTGCTGATGTCTTAGAAGCGATCGGAATTCATCTTGCCTCACCCATCGAAAAAATTTATGAGGCTCTCTCGGTAGTAGGTATTACCTTTCTATTTGCGCCCAATTGGCATCCAGCCATGAAATCTGTAGGTGCAATTCGCAAGAATTTAGGAGTGCGTACTGTCTTCAACTTGATTGGACCTTTAGTGAATCCACTCCATCCCACTGCTCAGGTTTTGGGAGTTTACAATAAGAGCCTAACCCATACCGTAGCCGAAGCACTACGCTTACTTGATCGTCAACAAGCGGTAGTTTTGCATAGCCGCGAAGGACTAGACGAAGCAGGTTTAGGTGATCTTACAGATATTTCATTTTTGAGTAATGGTCAGGTCACAGAGGAGGTAATTAACCCTCAAGATTTAGGATTAACGCCTGCCCCATTAGCAAGCCTAAAGGGTGGCAATGTTCAAGAAAATGCCGAGATCTTAAAAGCGGTTTTGCAAGGAAAAGGCGATCGCGCTCAAGCGGATTGTGTGGCGCTCAATAGTGGTTTAGCCCTGCGGATTGCTGGTGTTGCCAATAGTTGGAATGAAGGTGTGGAAATTGCCTCACAGATCATCCAAAGTGGCGCAGCATGGGACAAGGCAGAAGCATTAGTGCGATTCCTAAAATAA
- the purH gene encoding bifunctional phosphoribosylaminoimidazolecarboxamide formyltransferase/IMP cyclohydrolase gives MKPLALLSVSDKTGLLDLARELSTTYNFQLISSGGTAKAIKAAELEVTKVSDYTGAPEILGGRVKTLHPRIHGGILARLDLPEHQQDLNDNAIQPIRIVVVNLYPFEETIAKPNVTLEDAIENIDIGGPTLIRASAKNYKHVAVLSNPNQYAELLDELKTNKGETTLEFRQKLAVAAFKHTQSYDTAIAKYLSDDLVSNLVSLEEKSANTLSSSYTLLCNNPKPLRYGENPHQPATWYQVGATPKGWSDAKQLQGKELSFNNLLDLEAARSIIAEFGDDRPAAVIIKHNNPCGVAIGATIAEAYQKAFEADSTSAFGGIVALNRPIDEETAQLLNKTFLECVVTTACVPSVAAILSKKQNLRVLVLSDFQQGSHETVKTIAGGMLVQRSDDESVKSDTWKVVTQKQPTPEQLQELIFAWKVSRHVKSNAIVITKDSTTIGIGAGQMNRVGSAKIALEQAGEKAQGAFLASDGFFPFDDSVRTAAAAGITAIVQPGGSLRDADSIKAADDLGLVMVFTGVRHFLH, from the coding sequence ATGAAACCCCTTGCCCTTTTGAGTGTTTCTGATAAAACAGGACTACTCGACCTTGCCCGTGAGCTATCTACTACCTACAATTTTCAGTTAATCAGTAGTGGTGGCACAGCCAAGGCAATCAAGGCGGCCGAGCTTGAAGTTACTAAGGTTTCTGACTATACGGGAGCACCCGAAATTTTGGGGGGACGGGTCAAGACTTTGCATCCGCGCATTCATGGTGGTATTTTGGCGCGACTTGATCTGCCCGAACATCAGCAAGACTTGAATGATAATGCCATCCAGCCAATTCGGATTGTGGTCGTGAACCTCTATCCATTTGAAGAAACGATCGCCAAGCCTAATGTCACTCTCGAAGATGCAATCGAAAATATAGATATTGGGGGACCGACACTGATCCGCGCTTCGGCTAAAAATTATAAACATGTGGCTGTATTGTCTAACCCTAACCAATATGCCGAATTGCTGGATGAACTCAAGACAAACAAAGGTGAAACCACACTAGAGTTTCGACAAAAATTAGCAGTTGCCGCCTTCAAACATACCCAGTCCTACGACACGGCGATCGCAAAATACTTGAGTGATGATTTAGTCTCGAATCTGGTCAGTCTCGAAGAAAAATCAGCAAATACACTTTCTTCTTCTTATACCTTGCTATGCAACAATCCTAAGCCATTGCGCTATGGTGAAAATCCCCACCAACCCGCTACATGGTATCAAGTAGGAGCAACTCCTAAGGGTTGGTCAGATGCTAAACAATTGCAAGGGAAAGAGCTTAGCTTTAATAATTTGCTTGATCTCGAAGCGGCTCGTAGCATTATTGCCGAATTTGGAGATGATCGACCTGCTGCGGTGATCATCAAGCACAATAATCCCTGTGGCGTAGCGATCGGTGCGACGATTGCCGAAGCTTATCAAAAAGCCTTTGAAGCAGATTCTACTTCTGCTTTCGGTGGGATCGTTGCACTCAATCGTCCCATTGACGAAGAGACAGCCCAACTTCTCAATAAAACCTTTTTGGAATGTGTAGTTACAACTGCCTGTGTGCCTAGTGTGGCAGCCATCCTCAGCAAAAAGCAAAATCTGCGGGTACTCGTTCTATCCGATTTCCAGCAAGGTTCCCATGAGACCGTCAAAACGATCGCAGGGGGAATGCTCGTCCAGAGATCCGATGATGAATCAGTCAAGTCTGACACATGGAAAGTGGTCACTCAAAAGCAACCAACTCCTGAACAGTTACAGGAACTAATTTTCGCTTGGAAAGTAAGTCGTCATGTCAAATCCAATGCGATCGTCATTACCAAAGATTCCACTACCATCGGTATCGGTGCGGGGCAAATGAATCGTGTGGGTTCTGCGAAAATTGCTCTAGAGCAAGCAGGCGAAAAGGCTCAAGGGGCATTTCTCGCGAGTGATGGCTTCTTCCCCTTTGATGACTCAGTACGGACGGCTGCTGCTGCTGGTATTACGGCGATCGTGCAACCAGGGGGCAGTTTACGCGATGCCGACTCAATCAAGGCAGCCGATGATCTTGGTTTAGTAATGGTGTTTACAGGCGTAAGGCACTTCTTGCACTAA